A genomic region of Equus caballus isolate H_3958 breed thoroughbred chromosome 1, TB-T2T, whole genome shotgun sequence contains the following coding sequences:
- the NUDT13 gene encoding NAD(P)H pyrophosphatase NUDT13, mitochondrial isoform X1 yields the protein MSLYCGIACRRKSLWCYRLLSTYVTKTRYLLELKEDDDACKTAQQTGAFYLFHSLAPLLQKSEHQYLAPQHSLSELEKLLAKFGQDTQRIEDSVLLGCSEKHEAWFALDLVLNSSSPINASLQKPQMETELKGSFIELRKALFQLNEKDASLLSTAQALLRWHDAHQFCSRSGQPSKKNMAGSKRVCPSNKIIYYPQMAPVVITLVSDGTQCLLARQSSFPKGMYSALAGFCDIGESLEEAVRREVAEEVGLEVERLQYSASQHWPFPNSSLMIACHATVKPGQTEIQVNLRELEAAAWFSHDEVATALRRNNPYTQQQNGTFPFWLPPKLAIAHQLIKEWVEKPTCSALPA from the exons ATGTCCCTGTACTGTGGAATTGCTtgcaggagaaaatctttatggTGCTATAGACTGCTGTCAACCTATGTCACTAAGACCCG GTATTTATTAGAACTGAAGGAAGATGATGATGCATGCAAAACAGCCCAGCAGACGGGAGCATTTTACCTCTTTCATAGCCTGGCTCCTTTGCTTCAGAAATCAGAACATCAGTACCTGGCCCCCCAGCATAGCCTATCAG AGTTGGAAAAGCTCCTGGCTAAGTTTGGACAGGACACACAAAGAATAGAAGATTCGGTGCTGCTTGGCTGCTCCGAAAAGCATGAAGCATGGTTTGCTCTGGATCTGGTTCTCAACAGCTCCTCTCCCATAAACG cTTCCTTACAGAAACCTCAAATGGAGACAGAGCTCAAGGGGTCTTTCATTGAGCTAAGGAAGGCTCTCTTTCAGCTGAATGAGAAGGATGCCTCCTTACTATCCACG GCTCAGGCTCTTCTCCGTTGGCATGATGCCCATCAGTTCTGCAGCAGAAGTGGGCAGCCCAGCAAGAAGAATATGGCTGGCAGCAAGCGTGTGTGCCCTTCCAATAAGATCATCTATTATCCACAG ATGGCTCCCGTGGTGATCACTCTGGTGTCAGATGGGACTCAATGCCTGCTTGCTCGCCAGAGTTCCTTTCCCAAGGGAATGTATTCTGCCTTGGCAGGTTTTTGTGATATAG GTGAAAGTCTGGAAGAGGCTGTCCGGCGAGAAGTTGCAGAAGAGGTGGGATTGGAGGTGGAAAGACTGCAGTACTCTGCATCCCAGCACTGGCCCTTTCCTAATAGCTCACTCATGATTGCCTGTCATGCAACTGTGAAACCAGGGCAAACAGAG ATCCAGGTGAACTTGAGAGAACTAGAGGCAGCTGCCTGGTTCAGTCACGATGAGGTGGCTACAGCCCTGAGGAGAAACAACCCATATACTCAGCAACAGAATGGGACTTTTCCATTCTGGTTGCCCCCCAAGTTAGCCATTGCTCACCAACTGATTAAGGAGTGGGTAGAAAAACCAACCTGTTCTGCCCTGCCTGCTTAA
- the NUDT13 gene encoding NAD(P)H pyrophosphatase NUDT13, mitochondrial isoform X3: MAGSKRVCPSNKIIYYPQMAPVVITLVSDGTQCLLARQSSFPKGMYSALAGFCDIGESLEEAVRREVAEEVGLEVERLQYSASQHWPFPNSSLMIACHATVKPGQTEIQVNLRELEAAAWFSHDEVATALRRNNPYTQQQNGTFPFWLPPKLAIAHQLIKEWVEKPTCSALPA; encoded by the exons ATGGCTGGCAGCAAGCGTGTGTGCCCTTCCAATAAGATCATCTATTATCCACAG ATGGCTCCCGTGGTGATCACTCTGGTGTCAGATGGGACTCAATGCCTGCTTGCTCGCCAGAGTTCCTTTCCCAAGGGAATGTATTCTGCCTTGGCAGGTTTTTGTGATATAG GTGAAAGTCTGGAAGAGGCTGTCCGGCGAGAAGTTGCAGAAGAGGTGGGATTGGAGGTGGAAAGACTGCAGTACTCTGCATCCCAGCACTGGCCCTTTCCTAATAGCTCACTCATGATTGCCTGTCATGCAACTGTGAAACCAGGGCAAACAGAG ATCCAGGTGAACTTGAGAGAACTAGAGGCAGCTGCCTGGTTCAGTCACGATGAGGTGGCTACAGCCCTGAGGAGAAACAACCCATATACTCAGCAACAGAATGGGACTTTTCCATTCTGGTTGCCCCCCAAGTTAGCCATTGCTCACCAACTGATTAAGGAGTGGGTAGAAAAACCAACCTGTTCTGCCCTGCCTGCTTAA
- the NUDT13 gene encoding NAD(P)H pyrophosphatase NUDT13, mitochondrial isoform X2, which yields MSLYCGIACRRKSLWCYRLLSTYVTKTRYLLELKEDDDACKTAQQTGAFYLFHSLAPLLQKSEHQYLAPQHSLSELEKLLAKFGQDTQRIEDSVLLGCSEKHEAWFALDLVLNSSSPINASLQKPQMETELKGSFIELRKALFQLNEKDASLLSTAQALLRWHDAHQFCSRSGQPSKKNMAGSKRVCPSNKIIYYPQVKVWKRLSGEKLQKRWDWRWKDCSTLHPSTGPFLIAHS from the exons ATGTCCCTGTACTGTGGAATTGCTtgcaggagaaaatctttatggTGCTATAGACTGCTGTCAACCTATGTCACTAAGACCCG GTATTTATTAGAACTGAAGGAAGATGATGATGCATGCAAAACAGCCCAGCAGACGGGAGCATTTTACCTCTTTCATAGCCTGGCTCCTTTGCTTCAGAAATCAGAACATCAGTACCTGGCCCCCCAGCATAGCCTATCAG AGTTGGAAAAGCTCCTGGCTAAGTTTGGACAGGACACACAAAGAATAGAAGATTCGGTGCTGCTTGGCTGCTCCGAAAAGCATGAAGCATGGTTTGCTCTGGATCTGGTTCTCAACAGCTCCTCTCCCATAAACG cTTCCTTACAGAAACCTCAAATGGAGACAGAGCTCAAGGGGTCTTTCATTGAGCTAAGGAAGGCTCTCTTTCAGCTGAATGAGAAGGATGCCTCCTTACTATCCACG GCTCAGGCTCTTCTCCGTTGGCATGATGCCCATCAGTTCTGCAGCAGAAGTGGGCAGCCCAGCAAGAAGAATATGGCTGGCAGCAAGCGTGTGTGCCCTTCCAATAAGATCATCTATTATCCACAG GTGAAAGTCTGGAAGAGGCTGTCCGGCGAGAAGTTGCAGAAGAGGTGGGATTGGAGGTGGAAAGACTGCAGTACTCTGCATCCCAGCACTGGCCCTTTCCTAATAGCTCACTCATGA